The Candidatus Acidulodesulfobacterium acidiphilum genome segment CCGAATATGAATTCGCTCTGTTCATCCTGGGTATCGAAAGGATATATTCCGTAGAACATAGAAAAGAAGAAGCGGAAGCTCAAGGGAAAAAACTTTCCTCGTATAAGATAAATTTGATTTCAAAAATTACGGAACTCAGGAAGCAGGATGATTAAGGTTGAAAATACCCAAAAATATAAAAAGAATAATAGAAATAATAATAGAAATATTATTAACGGAATTTACATTTCAGCCGCTAAAAGGAATTCGGGTAAAACTACTATTTCTATAGCTCTGTCGCGTTTGTTGAGCAACAGGGGTTTATCCGTCCAGCCGTTCAAAAAAGGCCCTGATTTTATCGATCCAATGTGGCTGAATATAGCTTCGAGAAACAGGACGTATAATCTGGATTTCTATTTTATGTCCAAAGATAAAATCAGGAAACATTTCTTAAAATATTCTTTAAATTCTGACATAAGCATAGTAGAAGGAAACCACGGCCTGCACGATTCGATAGATATTTACGGAAAATCGTCCAACGCCGAAATGGCGAAACTGCTGGGACTTCCCGTTATACTTATTATAGACGTAGGAGAATTAAACAGAGGGGTTGTTCCTTTAATATTGGGTTATAAAGAATTTGATAAAAATGTTGATATCAAAGGCGTTATTCTTAATAAAGTCCACAGCAAAAGACACGAGAAAAATTTGCTTAGAGCTATTAAATATTATACCGATTTAAAGGTCGTAGGCAACATACCCAATAATCCTGAATTTTCAATAAAACAGAGGCATCTGGGGCTTTTATCGACGATGTCGGGCGGCGAAATAGAATCGTTGGTGGACAAGACTTCCGCCGAAATTGCGAACTATATAGATTTGGAAGGTATAATAAAAATGTCGAAATTTGCTGACAAACATTATACCGATGCCCAAAAAAAACCTATTTTAAAATTAAACGCCGATAACGCAAAGCAAAAAAATAAAAGAAACGGCTTGATAAAAATAGGACTTGCTTTCGATAACGCTTTTAATTTTTATTATAACGAAAATTTGGAAGCCCTTGAAAATCTCGGATGCGAATTGATTAAATTTTCTCCAATCTCCGATAAGCATTTGCCGGATATCGACGCATTATATATAGGCGGAGGATTCCCTGAAATATTTTCCAATGAACTTCAAGATAATAAATCTATAAGAAATGAAATAAAACAAAAAATAGAAGAAGGTCTTCCCGTTTATGCAGAGTGCGGCGGACTCATGTATCTCTGCAAAAGCATTGCTTACGAAAATGGTTTTAACGAAATGACGGGCGTTATCGAAGCAGACGTAAAACTTACCAAAAAACCGAAGGGTCACGGATACACTAAATTAATGCCTTATTCATACGGAAAAGGAAAAAAAAGCCTCTGGTTCGATAAAATAAAATTAATAAAAGGGCATGAATTTCATCATTCTTTTTTAGAAATGGCTCAAGACAAATATGAATTAGTATTTAAAATGAAAAAAGGTTACGGAGTTGACGGCTTCTCCGACGGTATAACATATAAGAACGTTTTAGCCTGCTATACGCATATGTATTCTCCGTCTTCTCCGGGTTGGTTCAAAAACTGGGTTGCTTTTATAAAACAGATAAAAGCTATGTATATAAAAAAATAAAATAACGTTTAATTTTTTTAAAACGGTAAATTTTTTTATTGACAAATATAGCTATAAAATTGTATAAATAAAAATTGTAACTAAGTTTTAATTTATTTAAAAAATAATGCGTTTATATATTGGGGCATTATAATTATTCTAATTTTATTTTTTAAAATAAAGGAGGCTTTACTATGGGTAAAAAGCACCAGACTCCGCTTCTTGATGAACTTAAGAAAGGGAAGTGGATAAGTTTCGTCAGGGAAATAGAAAGAGCGGCAGAAAAGAGCGAAAGAACCGAAGACCTTTTGGGGCAAGTTGAAGAATCTTACCATGACAAAGTAAATCACTGGAAACACGGCGGCATGGCGGGCGTTAAAGGATACGGCGCAGGTATGGTCGGTAGGTTCAGCGAATATCCCGATAAATATCCGGGAATAAAAGAATGCCATTCTATGAGAATTATACCTTCAGCAGGTTTTTTCTATAATTCCGATTTTCTTAGAAAATTAGCCGATATTTCCGAAAAACACGCCGGCGGCTTGCTGAATTTTCACGGAGCTACCGGAAACATTCAGATACTTGGAATGTCTCAGGCAGAGGCTGAAGATGTTTTTCAGGCCGTAGCCGAACTAGGGTTTGACCTTGGCGGAAGCGGTTCGGATTTAAGAACGCCTTCATGCTGCGCGGGACAGGCAAGATGCGAATTTGCAAATTTCGACACAATGAAAATTTGCCGTCATTTAACGGAAGAATATTTGGACGAGCTTCACAGGCCTGCGTTTAATTATAAATTTAAATTTAAATTTTCCGGATGCGCTAACGACTGCGTTGCTTCTGCGGCAAGGTCAGATCTTGCTTTCATAGGAACATGGAAAGACAAAATAAAAATCAATCAGGAAGAAGTAAAAAATTATAAAAAGAAATTCAACGTTCAAAAATATGTTCTAGATAAATGTCCTACAAAGTGCATGTGGTTTGAAGGAGAAAACCTTGTTATAGACGACGAAAACTGCGTAAAATGCATGCATTGTATAAATGAACTGCCTAAAGCTCTTAAAGCCGGCGACGAAAGAGGCTGCTCTATTTTAATTGGTGCAAAAGCGCCTTTGGTTACCGGTCCTAGAATGGGTATGATGCTCGTTCCTTTTTACGACGTAAATGAAGATGCAAAGAACGATTACGAATGGATAAAATCATTAATTTCCAATATGTGGGAATTCTGGGATGAATACGGAGTCAGCAGGGAAAGAATAGGAGAGCTTATAGGAAGGGTTGGATTAAATACCTTCTTGGAAGGCATAGGATTAGAACCTATTCCTGAAATGGTCGAACATCCGAGAAGCAATCCGTTTATTAAATTTACCGAAGACGAAGAAGAATAGTTTTAAATTATAAAATTAAAACAATAAATTAATAATTAACTTATTTAGTATCACATATAAATTTGGAGGTTAATATGGCAGAAGAAGTTAAAAAGAAGAGACTTACCGATATTGGACCCCATGATTACAACGAATATTTGTCGCCGGTTATAAAAAATAATTACGGCAAATGGGCTTATCATGAGATTCTTGACCCAGGCACTATGGTGCACGTGGCGGAAAGCGGCGATAAACTATATACGGTGAGAATGGGTTCGCCTAGATTAGTCAGCGGCAGTTTCGTGAGGGATATTTGCGATATCGCCGATAAATACTGCGGCGGACACTTAAGATTTACGACAAGAAATAACGTTGAATTTTTAATAGAAGATGAAAAAAACGTCGAACCGCTTAAAAAAGACCTTGAAAAAATGGGATATAACGTAGGCGGCATAGGCAATATCGTTGCAAATATAGTTCATACTCAGGGATGGGTGCACTGCCACACTTCCGCAAGCGATGCATCTGGCGTCGTAAAGTCCGTTATGGACGAGTTGTATGAATATTTCGTCGAAGACAAACTTCCGTCAAAAGTAAGAATAGCGTTTGCCTGCTGTTTAAATATGTGCGGTTCTGTTTCGTCTTCGGACATAGCTATAGTAGGAACACACAGAAAACCGCCGAGAATCGATGCGGAAAGACTCAGGAATCTTTGCGAAATACCCAGCACTATTGCCGCATGCCCCACAAACTCTATCAGACCTGACACGGTTGACGGCAAACCGGGCGTAAAAGTAAACGAAGAAACCTGCGTATTCTGCGGAAGCTGTTATACCGTCTGTCCTGCTATGCCTATAGCTAACGCCGAAAACGACGGCTTATCGATTTGGGTCGGCGGAAAAGTATCCAATGCCAGAACTAAACCGACTTTCTCTAAATTAGCTATACCGTTTATCCCCAACGATCCTCCAAGATGGCCGGGAGTGGTAAACGCCGTTAAAACAATTCTTAACGAATATAAAAAAGGCGCAGAACCAGGTGAAAGAGTCGGCGAATGGATAGACAGGATAGGCTGGCCGAGATTCTTTAAGATTACCGGATTCCCGTTCACGAAATATCATATCGACGATTTCAGGCTCGGCGAAACTACTATGAACTATTCTTCGCATGCCAGGCTGTAGTTTTTCGATAAAATTATAAATTAAAACTAATGTTTAGTATCTAGGAGCTCATAATATGACTGATGAAACTAAAAAGAAAGTCGAAGATAAAATTTTAGGGCTTGTGACGGAATATGCAGGAAAAAAAAGGTTCAAGCCGATAGATATCGTCAAGGAAATGGAAAAGGAGTTTGCAAGCGAAGCTTTAACTAAAGACGATATTAAAGGAGCATTAAAAGACTTAATGGATGATGAAAAACTTGTTTACGGATATGCAGGCGGCAGTTTCCTGACGCTTCCGGAAAACAAGTAAATAATTAATAATAAAAAAACGTAACGGCGGAAATTTTATTTCAGCCGTTACGTTGAATAATAAATAGCGTTGGACTAAATTGAATCTGTCCGACTGAAAAATAAATAAAATAGGGAAAAATTATGCTTGAATTAAAAAAACCGAAAAAACCGGCAAAAATTGCGGCGAGTACAGGCGGCGGAATGTCTCAGTCGCCGTACAGACCTAAATACGTCGAAAAAAGACCCCCGTGCATGGATACTTGTCCTAATGGAACAAAGGTTAGAGATTATATTCAGCTTATAGCGCAGAGCGAGTCTTACGACAGGCCTGTAGACGACTCATTAAAACAGGCTTTTTATATGCTTACGGAGTCCAATCCTCTTCCTTCGACGACCGGAAGAGTATGTCCCCATCCGTGTGAAGACGCATGCAACAGAAAAGAAAAAGATACGCCGGTAGCGATTAATGCTATAGAAATGTTTGTAGGAGATTACGGAATAAAAAATAATCTTCAGTATAAAAAATTAACCGAAGTAAAAAGAAAAGAAAAAATTGCGATAATAGGAAGCGGTCCTGCAGGTTTATCTGCCGCATATCATCTTGCGTTAAGGGGATACGGCATTACTATTTTTGAAAAGTTTCCGGAAACAGGCGGATATTTAAGATATGGAATACCCCGTTTCAGGCTTCCGTTAGATATTATAGACGCGGAAGTCCAGCGCATTAAGAATCTTGGCGTTGAAATTAAAACCGGCGTCGGTATAGGCACTGACATAACGTTAGACAGTCTTAAGTCGGAATATGACGCCGTATTTATAGCTATAGGAACCCACGAACCTATAAAAATGAAGATGAAAGGCGCGGATTCTCCTAATGTTTATACCGGAATTGAATTTCTGCAGAAAGCGGCTTCCGGAGAAATTAAAGATGCCGGTAAAGAAGTGGTAGTTATCGGAAGCGACAGCGCAATGGATGCCGGAATGGTTGCAAAAAGACTCGGCGCCAACGTTACTTTTATATACAATAAAGGCACGGTTAACGATGCATCCGAAATAGAAGAAAAAGGTTCTACGGAAGTAAAAGAAGGACACGCCGAGGGAATAAAATTCGAATTTTTATTTGCGCTCGACGAGATAGTTACGGAAAACGGCAAAGCTGTTGCCGTAAAGCTTAAAAAAATGAAACTTTCGGAAAAAGATGCTTCGGGCAGGGTTCATCCTATAATAATAGAAGGCGGGCAGGAACTTAATTTAAAATTAGACACTTTAATATATTCTTTCGGTCAAAAGCCCGATTATAAAGGTTTAGAAAATCTGACTAAAAATCCGAATAACGAATTTTTAAAAGTTGACGATAATTATTTAGTCGCAGGCGAAGATAAAGTATTTGCCGGCGGCGATATATTAAGGTTCGGTCTCGTTACGGACGCTATAGGAATGGGAAGATATGCCGCATACGCTATACATAAAAAGTTTAGCGGAGAACAGGTTATTAACGACGAAAGAAGAGTTATAAAGTACGGCGACGCTGTAAACAGGGAAGGGAAAAATATGTATCTTGCGTATTTTCAGCCGGCCGAAAGAAAGAAGAGGACGTCCAGAGATCCTAAAGAAAGAGTTAAAGATTTTGAAGGCATTTTAAACGACCTTAATTTCGACGAATTAGTTTCGGAAGTAAAGAGATGCATGAGCTGCGGATTATGCTTCGACTGCGGCAGCTGTTTTGAATACTGCTCGCAGAGCGCAGTTAAAAAATTGCCGAAAGGTCAGCATTTCGAGTTTCACCTTGAGACGTGCAACGGTTGCAAAAAATGCGCCGAAAGCTGTCCCTGCGGTTATATAGATATGCTGTAAATGAAGCTTTTAAATATTTTTAAATATGATGTAATGAATTCAAATAAATTAAATTTAATTTTAATGGAGGTTATTTATGGCAAGTTTTGTTTATAACGGAAAAACGATAGAAACGGATGACGAAGGTTACCTTCAGAATCTTGGAGATTGGGACAAAGGTCTTGCTGAAGTTCTTGCGAAACAGGAAAATGTAGAATTAACCGAAAAACACTGGAAATTAATTGAATGGATAAGGGATTACTTTCAGAAATTTCAGGTTGCGCCTGCTATTAAATCGCTGACGAAAGAAGTCATGAGCCTTGAAAATTTACCGGACAAAAAAGAAGCAAATAAATTCATTTATGAATTATTTCCCGAAGGCCCGGCAAAACAGCTTGCAAAAATATCGGGTCTTCCAAAACCGACAGGCTGCGTTTAACGTAAAAAAGAGCTATGAAATAATCAAGCGGCTTTTTAAGCCGCTTGATTATTATATAAACACAAATAAAATAAAATTAAATTATTTATTCAGGGGGGAGTAAATATGGAACCTCTTAATGTAACCACCGCCATATACTTATTTATTACTTATTCGGTCGGTTTAGTTTTCGTTATAGGCGTAGTTTTAAGAATATATAAATATGCAACGACGCCTCAGCCTATTAAAATTATGCTGACTCCTGCTCCGCTAACTAAAAGCGGCGCATTTGCCAGAGTTTTGGGAGAAGTTTTTTTCTTTAAAAGTCTCTATAAATCAAATAAACCTACTTGGATATTCGGATACCTGTTTCATATTTCATTTTTTCTTTTGATAGCAATGCATTTTGCGCGCCATTTTGTATATACAAATCCTCTGCCTTCATGGTATAACTATTTCGTTATATCGGGTATAGTCTGCGGCATAGTTATG includes the following:
- the cobB gene encoding hydrogenobyrinic acid a,c-diamide synthase (glutamine-hydrolyzing); its protein translation is MIKVENTQKYKKNNRNNNRNIINGIYISAAKRNSGKTTISIALSRLLSNRGLSVQPFKKGPDFIDPMWLNIASRNRTYNLDFYFMSKDKIRKHFLKYSLNSDISIVEGNHGLHDSIDIYGKSSNAEMAKLLGLPVILIIDVGELNRGVVPLILGYKEFDKNVDIKGVILNKVHSKRHEKNLLRAIKYYTDLKVVGNIPNNPEFSIKQRHLGLLSTMSGGEIESLVDKTSAEIANYIDLEGIIKMSKFADKHYTDAQKKPILKLNADNAKQKNKRNGLIKIGLAFDNAFNFYYNENLEALENLGCELIKFSPISDKHLPDIDALYIGGGFPEIFSNELQDNKSIRNEIKQKIEEGLPVYAECGGLMYLCKSIAYENGFNEMTGVIEADVKLTKKPKGHGYTKLMPYSYGKGKKSLWFDKIKLIKGHEFHHSFLEMAQDKYELVFKMKKGYGVDGFSDGITYKNVLACYTHMYSPSSPGWFKNWVAFIKQIKAMYIKK
- the dsrA gene encoding dissimilatory-type sulfite reductase subunit alpha; the protein is MGKKHQTPLLDELKKGKWISFVREIERAAEKSERTEDLLGQVEESYHDKVNHWKHGGMAGVKGYGAGMVGRFSEYPDKYPGIKECHSMRIIPSAGFFYNSDFLRKLADISEKHAGGLLNFHGATGNIQILGMSQAEAEDVFQAVAELGFDLGGSGSDLRTPSCCAGQARCEFANFDTMKICRHLTEEYLDELHRPAFNYKFKFKFSGCANDCVASAARSDLAFIGTWKDKIKINQEEVKNYKKKFNVQKYVLDKCPTKCMWFEGENLVIDDENCVKCMHCINELPKALKAGDERGCSILIGAKAPLVTGPRMGMMLVPFYDVNEDAKNDYEWIKSLISNMWEFWDEYGVSRERIGELIGRVGLNTFLEGIGLEPIPEMVEHPRSNPFIKFTEDEEE
- the dsrB gene encoding dissimilatory-type sulfite reductase subunit beta codes for the protein MAEEVKKKRLTDIGPHDYNEYLSPVIKNNYGKWAYHEILDPGTMVHVAESGDKLYTVRMGSPRLVSGSFVRDICDIADKYCGGHLRFTTRNNVEFLIEDEKNVEPLKKDLEKMGYNVGGIGNIVANIVHTQGWVHCHTSASDASGVVKSVMDELYEYFVEDKLPSKVRIAFACCLNMCGSVSSSDIAIVGTHRKPPRIDAERLRNLCEIPSTIAACPTNSIRPDTVDGKPGVKVNEETCVFCGSCYTVCPAMPIANAENDGLSIWVGGKVSNARTKPTFSKLAIPFIPNDPPRWPGVVNAVKTILNEYKKGAEPGERVGEWIDRIGWPRFFKITGFPFTKYHIDDFRLGETTMNYSSHARL
- a CDS encoding FAD-dependent oxidoreductase: MLELKKPKKPAKIAASTGGGMSQSPYRPKYVEKRPPCMDTCPNGTKVRDYIQLIAQSESYDRPVDDSLKQAFYMLTESNPLPSTTGRVCPHPCEDACNRKEKDTPVAINAIEMFVGDYGIKNNLQYKKLTEVKRKEKIAIIGSGPAGLSAAYHLALRGYGITIFEKFPETGGYLRYGIPRFRLPLDIIDAEVQRIKNLGVEIKTGVGIGTDITLDSLKSEYDAVFIAIGTHEPIKMKMKGADSPNVYTGIEFLQKAASGEIKDAGKEVVVIGSDSAMDAGMVAKRLGANVTFIYNKGTVNDASEIEEKGSTEVKEGHAEGIKFEFLFALDEIVTENGKAVAVKLKKMKLSEKDASGRVHPIIIEGGQELNLKLDTLIYSFGQKPDYKGLENLTKNPNNEFLKVDDNYLVAGEDKVFAGGDILRFGLVTDAIGMGRYAAYAIHKKFSGEQVINDERRVIKYGDAVNREGKNMYLAYFQPAERKKRTSRDPKERVKDFEGILNDLNFDELVSEVKRCMSCGLCFDCGSCFEYCSQSAVKKLPKGQHFEFHLETCNGCKKCAESCPCGYIDML
- the tusE gene encoding TusE/DsrC/DsvC family sulfur relay protein; translated protein: MASFVYNGKTIETDDEGYLQNLGDWDKGLAEVLAKQENVELTEKHWKLIEWIRDYFQKFQVAPAIKSLTKEVMSLENLPDKKEANKFIYELFPEGPAKQLAKISGLPKPTGCV